In bacterium, a single window of DNA contains:
- a CDS encoding dihydrolipoamide acetyltransferase family protein, whose protein sequence is MLIDVVMPQLGESVVEGVVVKWLVEVGQSVAKDQPLLEISTDKVDAEIPSPAAGKIAQILVKPGETVPIREVLAKMETDPAASAPVTEVPRKWDEETEGFPGHMARATEPPIPSPPRVEPSAPPPPAAPTIGRIRITPVVARMAAEHGLDLSRIPGTGIDGRVTRKDVEGYLASGGAPSAGPPKAAPLPAPKPSGIPPTTAAAPAPKAAAPPAAGGDQVVPWTPIRKRIAEHMVRSKHTSPHVHIFAEVDMHAVAAFRARSKKEGVNFTYLPFVIRAAAKALREHPVMNAIVSGESTILKKDIHISVAVDTEKGLLVPVLRHADRMSLKEISAAMDDFGARAKSGKISPDELSGGTFSITNPGIKGNLFGTPIINQPQVGILRLGQIVKRPVVIETAGEDSIVIRPMMYLCCAYDHRVIDGVAGNGFLYRVREILEAGDFS, encoded by the coding sequence ATGCTCATCGACGTGGTCATGCCCCAGCTCGGGGAAAGCGTGGTGGAAGGGGTCGTCGTGAAGTGGCTCGTGGAGGTGGGGCAGTCGGTGGCGAAGGACCAGCCGCTCCTCGAGATCTCCACGGACAAGGTCGACGCGGAGATCCCCTCGCCGGCGGCGGGCAAGATCGCGCAGATCCTGGTCAAGCCGGGAGAGACGGTCCCCATCCGGGAGGTGCTGGCGAAGATGGAGACGGACCCGGCGGCCTCCGCCCCCGTGACGGAAGTCCCCCGGAAGTGGGACGAGGAGACCGAGGGATTCCCCGGGCACATGGCCCGGGCCACCGAGCCGCCGATCCCGTCGCCCCCGCGCGTCGAGCCGTCGGCTCCCCCTCCTCCCGCGGCGCCGACGATCGGGCGGATCCGGATCACGCCGGTTGTTGCGCGGATGGCCGCCGAACATGGCCTGGACCTGTCGAGGATCCCCGGGACCGGCATCGACGGACGGGTTACCCGGAAGGACGTGGAGGGATACCTGGCCTCCGGCGGCGCCCCATCGGCCGGCCCGCCGAAAGCGGCCCCGCTCCCGGCACCGAAACCGTCCGGCATTCCTCCCACGACGGCGGCCGCGCCCGCTCCGAAAGCGGCGGCCCCCCCGGCGGCCGGGGGGGACCAGGTCGTCCCGTGGACGCCGATCCGGAAGAGGATCGCCGAGCACATGGTCCGGAGCAAGCACACCTCGCCCCACGTCCACATATTCGCCGAGGTGGACATGCATGCGGTGGCGGCGTTCCGGGCCCGGTCGAAAAAGGAGGGCGTGAACTTCACGTATCTCCCCTTCGTGATCCGGGCGGCGGCGAAGGCGCTCCGGGAGCACCCGGTCATGAACGCGATCGTTTCCGGAGAGAGCACGATATTGAAAAAGGACATCCACATCTCCGTAGCGGTCGATACGGAGAAGGGGCTGCTCGTGCCGGTGCTGCGCCACGCGGACCGGATGTCCCTGAAGGAGATTTCCGCGGCGATGGACGACTTCGGCGCGCGGGCGAAGTCGGGAAAGATCTCCCCGGACGAACTGTCGGGCGGCACCTTCAGCATCACCAACCCGGGGATCAAGGGGAACCTCTTCGGGACGCCGATCATCAACCAGCCCCAGGTGGGGATCCTCCGCCTGGGCCAGATCGTGAAGCGGCCCGTGGTGATCGAGACGGCCGGGGAGGATTCCATCGTCATCCGCCCGATGATGTACCTTTGCTGCGCCTACGATCACCGCGTCATCGACGGCGTGGCGGGGAACGGGTTCCTGTACCGGGTCCGGGAGATCCTCGAAGCGGGGGATTTCTCCTAG
- the dinB gene encoding DNA polymerase IV, whose amino-acid sequence MRSILHLDLDAFYAAVEVLDRPELRGLPVIVGGEERRGVVAAASYEARKFGIHSAMPAATAKRLCPQGIFLPVRMSRYSEMSDRVFAIYRRFTPLVEPLSIDEAFLDVTGCERLFGSAEEVARKIKAAVREETGLTVSAGVAPNKFLAKIASDLGKPDGLTVVPAGGEQEFLDPLPVEKLWGVGKVTGETLRRKGIRTIEDLRRASRESLARDFGAHGEHLHDLARGIDDRPVETEREAKSVGHEDTYDHDLRDRGAMRRELLSLSDRVSSRLRRGGIKGKTVTLKVKYHDFVQVTRAITLGDPTDDGGTIYRCALDLLLDTEAGARAVRLLGISVSKLVSADARKKDRMEQLGLFARPGAGVSEPPKPPDPEKKANLNRAMDRIREKYGPGGIVPGALPQEKRRGE is encoded by the coding sequence GTGCGAAGCATCCTGCACCTGGACCTCGACGCGTTCTACGCCGCCGTGGAGGTGCTGGATCGCCCGGAACTTCGCGGGTTGCCGGTGATCGTGGGCGGTGAGGAGCGGCGGGGCGTCGTGGCGGCCGCATCGTACGAGGCGCGCAAGTTCGGGATCCACTCGGCGATGCCGGCGGCGACGGCGAAGCGGCTCTGCCCGCAGGGGATCTTTCTCCCCGTCCGCATGTCCCGCTACTCGGAGATGTCCGACCGGGTCTTCGCCATCTACCGCCGGTTCACCCCCCTGGTCGAGCCGCTTTCCATCGACGAGGCGTTCCTCGACGTCACGGGGTGCGAGCGCCTGTTCGGGTCCGCGGAAGAGGTGGCGCGGAAGATCAAGGCGGCGGTCCGGGAAGAGACCGGCCTGACCGTTTCCGCCGGCGTCGCCCCGAACAAGTTCCTCGCCAAGATCGCGTCGGACCTCGGGAAGCCCGACGGTCTCACGGTCGTTCCCGCCGGGGGAGAGCAGGAGTTCCTCGACCCGCTTCCCGTGGAAAAGTTGTGGGGGGTCGGGAAGGTGACGGGGGAGACGCTCCGCCGGAAGGGGATCCGGACGATCGAAGACCTGCGGCGCGCGTCCCGCGAGTCGCTCGCCCGCGACTTCGGGGCGCACGGGGAGCACCTGCACGACCTGGCCCGGGGGATCGACGACCGCCCCGTGGAGACGGAGCGCGAGGCGAAGTCGGTCGGCCACGAGGACACCTACGACCACGACCTGCGGGACCGGGGGGCGATGCGGCGCGAGCTCCTGTCGCTGTCCGACCGGGTGTCGTCGCGGCTTCGGCGCGGCGGGATCAAGGGGAAGACGGTCACGCTGAAAGTGAAGTACCACGACTTCGTTCAAGTGACCCGGGCGATCACCCTGGGCGATCCGACCGACGACGGGGGAACGATCTACCGGTGCGCGCTCGACCTGCTGCTGGACACCGAGGCGGGAGCGCGGGCCGTGCGGCTGCTCGGGATCTCGGTGTCGAAGCTCGTTTCGGCGGATGCGCGGAAGAAGGACCGGATGGAGCAGCTCGGACTCTTCGCCCGGCCGGGCGCGGGGGTTTCGGAGCCTCCGAAACCCCCGGACCCGGAAAAGAAGGCGAACCTCAACCGCGCGATGGACCGGATCCGCGAAAAGTACGGCCCCGGGGGGATCGTTCCCGGGGCCCTCCCGCAGGAGAAGCGCAGGGGCGAATAG
- a CDS encoding ATP-binding protein: MQSEASRIGIIEDVSGSTVSAVLSGEVRPGLVFVEGRGYRIGQPGSFVRIPLGYADLFGIVSQVGASAIPEKFVKEGGAGRRWMTIQLIGEGTPQGHFSRGISQYPTVGDSVHIVSHDDLKRIYGRPDSPRYVPIGQIASSESIPALLDINYLVTRHSAIVGSTGSGKSTAVSSILNSIAGVGRFQSARVLLIDMHGEYSSALGDRATVFRINPNIALGEQPFFIPYWALEFDELLNVSFGMISTDADRGGILEKIRQLKLESIIKTKRKGVTEASLNVDTPVPFSIHRLWHELHLLVSSTHLQTGNQNIGTVAFAKDSKGNIIDKGDPLSVRPPVCLPQDTSAGATPKVYLSQSPLNIRRPLEALSYRLRDKRYDFLFRPGNWLPDEKGDVINDLDVLLDSWLECKRPVTILDLSGVPREILHTLIGALLRIIYDSLFWARSMSEGGRERPLLLVLEEAHAYLYKDSNNSASRMVKKIVREGRKYGIGALIVSQRPSEIDSTILSQCGTLFALRLTNSQDRAHISSAAPDNLEGLFSLLPILRTGEAIIVGEAVHIPTRVIIEAPPEGRRPLSEDPLVFESKLPGGWNRPREPSNYSDVVEVWRKQDSRSPRLKDLDTEKGKEK, translated from the coding sequence ATGCAGAGCGAAGCTAGTCGAATTGGGATCATAGAGGATGTAAGCGGATCTACCGTCAGCGCGGTCCTTTCTGGCGAGGTTCGACCTGGCCTTGTGTTTGTTGAGGGGAGAGGTTACAGGATCGGGCAACCCGGGAGCTTCGTTCGTATTCCCTTGGGATATGCAGATCTATTCGGAATTGTCTCTCAAGTTGGTGCCAGCGCTATTCCCGAGAAATTCGTGAAAGAGGGAGGTGCTGGTCGCCGATGGATGACAATACAGTTAATCGGAGAAGGTACACCTCAGGGACATTTTTCGCGGGGAATATCTCAGTATCCTACAGTTGGAGATAGCGTTCACATTGTATCACATGATGATCTAAAGCGTATCTATGGACGTCCGGACTCTCCCAGGTACGTTCCTATAGGGCAAATTGCTTCTTCAGAATCAATCCCTGCATTATTAGATATAAATTACCTTGTTACAAGACATTCTGCAATTGTTGGAAGCACAGGATCGGGAAAATCAACAGCAGTATCAAGTATACTCAACTCAATTGCAGGAGTTGGAAGATTCCAGTCTGCACGCGTACTTTTGATAGACATGCACGGAGAATATTCATCCGCATTGGGCGATAGAGCAACTGTTTTTCGTATTAACCCAAATATTGCATTGGGTGAACAACCGTTTTTTATTCCGTATTGGGCGCTTGAGTTTGATGAATTGCTAAACGTTAGCTTCGGTATGATTTCTACGGATGCTGACAGAGGGGGTATTTTAGAAAAAATTCGTCAACTTAAATTAGAATCAATAATAAAGACAAAAAGAAAAGGTGTTACTGAAGCATCACTGAATGTCGATACGCCAGTTCCGTTTAGTATTCATCGACTATGGCATGAACTTCACTTACTTGTGTCCTCAACGCATTTACAGACTGGAAACCAAAACATCGGAACAGTTGCATTCGCAAAGGATTCGAAAGGGAATATCATCGATAAGGGAGATCCATTGTCTGTACGTCCTCCCGTATGTTTGCCGCAGGATACTTCTGCTGGTGCCACACCGAAGGTTTATCTTAGTCAAAGTCCCCTTAATATCCGTCGCCCACTTGAAGCTCTATCGTATCGACTAAGAGACAAGAGATATGATTTTTTGTTTCGACCAGGGAATTGGTTACCCGATGAAAAAGGTGACGTAATAAACGATCTAGATGTGTTACTAGATTCATGGCTTGAATGTAAGCGACCTGTTACTATTTTAGATTTGTCTGGGGTACCACGTGAGATATTACATACATTAATCGGTGCTCTACTACGCATAATTTACGATTCATTGTTTTGGGCACGTTCAATGTCTGAAGGAGGAAGAGAGCGTCCGCTACTATTAGTATTAGAAGAAGCACACGCATATCTGTATAAAGACAGTAACAATTCTGCATCAAGAATGGTAAAGAAAATTGTTAGAGAAGGAAGAAAATATGGTATCGGAGCTTTAATCGTTTCACAGCGCCCGAGCGAAATTGATTCAACAATATTAAGTCAATGCGGCACCCTGTTCGCTCTGAGACTTACAAATTCACAAGATCGAGCACATATATCGTCGGCTGCTCCTGACAATTTAGAAGGATTATTTTCGCTGCTTCCAATCCTGCGAACAGGAGAAGCAATCATTGTGGGAGAAGCTGTCCACATACCAACTCGGGTTATTATTGAGGCGCCTCCCGAGGGAAGAAGGCCATTAAGCGAGGATCCACTGGTTTTTGAGAGCAAATTACCAGGAGGATGGAATCGGCCACGAGAGCCTAGCAACTACAGTGATGTCGTTGAAGTTTGGCGCAAACAAGATTCTAGGTCACCACGGCTAAAAGATTTGGACACAGAAAAAGGAAAGGAGAAATAA
- the lipA gene encoding lipoyl synthase, translating to MNPSRAPRPDWLKVRAPAGKRVEEVSEALARHGLRTVCREARCPNVGECWGAGTATVILLGDVCTRGCAFCSVTAGTPAPPDPAEPDRVAKAAADLSWRHVVVTSVTRDDLPDGGAAHFAAVVRALRREAPGSTVELLVPDFAGDAGALRCVVDAAPDILAHNVETVPRLYPVVRKGADYGRSLGLHRRAAAMRPSLLLKSGIMVGFGETEAEVVDVFRDLFASGCRSLTVGQYLPPSRDHLPSAEYVMPRRFEELAGAARSIGFDRVLSGPLVRSSYYKAE from the coding sequence GTGAACCCGTCCCGAGCACCGCGCCCCGACTGGCTGAAGGTCCGCGCCCCCGCCGGGAAGCGCGTGGAAGAGGTGTCGGAGGCGCTTGCCCGGCACGGCCTCCGCACGGTTTGCCGCGAGGCGCGGTGCCCCAATGTAGGGGAGTGCTGGGGGGCCGGGACGGCGACCGTAATCCTCCTCGGGGACGTGTGCACCCGGGGGTGCGCCTTCTGCAGCGTGACCGCCGGAACGCCCGCGCCGCCCGATCCCGCCGAGCCGGACCGCGTGGCGAAGGCGGCGGCGGACCTCTCCTGGCGCCACGTCGTCGTCACCTCCGTCACGCGCGACGACCTGCCCGACGGCGGTGCGGCGCACTTCGCCGCCGTGGTCCGGGCGCTGCGGCGGGAGGCGCCGGGTTCCACCGTCGAACTGCTGGTCCCGGATTTCGCGGGAGACGCCGGGGCGCTGCGATGCGTGGTCGACGCGGCCCCGGACATCCTTGCGCACAACGTGGAAACGGTCCCGCGGCTCTATCCCGTAGTCCGGAAGGGGGCCGACTACGGCCGATCCCTCGGCCTGCACCGGCGCGCCGCCGCGATGCGTCCCTCCCTCCTGCTGAAATCCGGGATCATGGTCGGGTTCGGGGAGACGGAAGCGGAGGTGGTCGACGTCTTCCGCGACCTGTTTGCCTCCGGATGCCGGTCGCTCACGGTGGGCCAGTACCTGCCACCGTCCCGGGATCACCTTCCGTCGGCGGAGTACGTGATGCCGCGAAGGTTCGAGGAGCTCGCGGGTGCGGCGCGCTCGATCGGCTTCGACCGCGTCCTGTCGGGTCCCCTCGTCCGAAGCTCCTATTACAAGGCGGAGTGA
- a CDS encoding KTSC domain-containing protein, which produces MALEVEFVGGKIYQYFDVPQPVYEGLIRARESHGRYFNENIKGHYRYAKQ; this is translated from the coding sequence ATGGCATTGGAAGTAGAATTTGTCGGAGGGAAGATATATCAATATTTTGACGTACCGCAACCTGTATACGAAGGTCTTATCCGAGCAAGAGAGTCACACGGTAGATATTTTAATGAGAATATAAAGGGACACTACAGATACGCTAAACAATAA
- a CDS encoding NapC/NirT family cytochrome c, with protein sequence MADEEAPRRGGLYRNAISLVGAIISGGSILLIIFALALEFSAKQPSPYIGIFTYMVFPTFFAVGGAVFLFGMRHESLRRRRVGSEEALPYPLVDLNIPRHRTRFIYITLGGTFLAVFMAFITYNAFLYSESVSFCGTLCHTVMEPEHAAYLASPHARVSCVACHVGHGASWYVKAKISGVRQVLAVVTKSYPRPIPTPIENLRPARETCEECHWPAKFFGTQLMQIPHFRYDEKNSPEQISLGVKTGGGSSSLGGTAGIHWHMIIQHKVSYIAVDRQKQEIPWIEVRTAKGELLEEYLSLDYKGTKEQLSAIPKDEMDCMDCHNRPTHIYMPPEAAVDRAMTTGLISRTLPWVKKVVVDALVREYPTREKAHEGLTKEISEFYRQKYPSVLQARKADVEKTAKTAGEIYDRSVFPEMKVNWKTYPSNIGHRNWPGCFRCHDGRHVTKKGKVLSMECTDCHTMPERGPLMPLGAVSADKKMAWHPVELRGKHARILCNQCHSAGYRPPSDCVECHKFNTASPMMKMACTDCHQKPGEAKPLTSCKECHDSVKGLHAKGGHPETACIECHKPHTWAVAGRDLCLSCHSDMKEHNGKAACVTCHSFRNGKAGKK encoded by the coding sequence ATGGCGGACGAGGAAGCGCCGCGTCGCGGCGGTTTGTACCGAAATGCAATCAGTCTTGTAGGAGCGATCATCTCCGGGGGAAGCATCCTCCTCATCATCTTCGCGCTCGCGCTCGAATTCAGTGCCAAGCAGCCCAGTCCATACATCGGCATCTTCACCTACATGGTGTTCCCGACGTTCTTCGCCGTGGGCGGCGCCGTCTTCCTGTTCGGGATGCGGCACGAGAGCCTGCGCCGGCGAAGGGTGGGAAGCGAAGAAGCCCTCCCGTATCCCCTCGTCGACCTGAACATCCCGAGGCACCGGACGCGGTTCATCTACATCACCCTCGGGGGAACGTTCCTCGCCGTCTTCATGGCGTTCATTACGTACAACGCCTTCCTGTACAGCGAATCCGTCTCCTTCTGCGGCACCCTGTGCCACACCGTGATGGAGCCGGAGCACGCCGCGTACCTTGCGTCGCCCCACGCGCGGGTGAGCTGCGTGGCCTGCCACGTCGGGCACGGCGCCTCCTGGTACGTCAAGGCGAAGATCTCGGGCGTCCGCCAGGTCCTCGCCGTGGTGACGAAGTCGTACCCGCGTCCCATCCCGACCCCCATCGAGAATTTGCGCCCCGCGCGCGAGACGTGCGAGGAGTGCCACTGGCCGGCCAAGTTCTTCGGGACCCAGTTGATGCAGATCCCGCACTTCCGGTACGACGAGAAGAACAGCCCGGAACAGATCAGCCTCGGGGTGAAGACCGGCGGGGGCAGTTCCTCGCTGGGCGGAACCGCGGGAATCCACTGGCACATGATCATCCAGCACAAGGTGAGCTACATCGCAGTCGATCGCCAGAAGCAGGAGATCCCGTGGATCGAGGTCCGCACCGCCAAGGGGGAACTGCTGGAGGAGTACCTCAGCCTCGACTACAAGGGAACCAAGGAGCAGCTCTCGGCGATCCCGAAGGACGAGATGGACTGCATGGACTGCCACAACCGGCCCACGCACATCTACATGCCTCCCGAGGCCGCGGTGGATCGCGCCATGACGACCGGCCTTATCTCCCGCACGCTACCGTGGGTGAAGAAGGTGGTGGTGGACGCCCTCGTTCGCGAATACCCCACCCGGGAGAAGGCCCACGAGGGGTTGACGAAGGAGATCTCGGAGTTCTACCGGCAGAAGTACCCCTCCGTCCTCCAGGCGCGAAAGGCCGACGTGGAGAAGACGGCGAAGACGGCGGGCGAGATCTACGACCGCAGCGTCTTTCCCGAAATGAAAGTGAACTGGAAGACGTACCCCTCCAACATCGGGCACAGGAACTGGCCGGGCTGCTTCCGTTGCCACGACGGGCGCCACGTAACGAAGAAGGGGAAGGTCCTGAGCATGGAGTGCACGGATTGCCACACGATGCCGGAGCGGGGTCCGCTGATGCCGCTGGGAGCCGTCTCCGCCGACAAGAAGATGGCGTGGCATCCCGTGGAGTTGCGCGGGAAGCATGCCCGGATCCTGTGCAACCAGTGCCACTCCGCGGGCTATCGCCCGCCGTCCGATTGCGTGGAGTGCCACAAGTTCAACACCGCCTCGCCGATGATGAAGATGGCGTGCACGGATTGCCACCAGAAGCCTGGGGAGGCGAAGCCCCTCACCTCGTGCAAGGAGTGCCACGACTCGGTGAAGGGACTGCACGCGAAGGGCGGGCACCCGGAGACCGCCTGCATCGAGTGCCACAAGCCGCACACGTGGGCCGTCGCGGGGCGCGACCTGTGCCTTTCGTGCCACAGCGACATGAAGGAGCACAACGGGAAGGCCGCATGCGTCACCTGCCACTCGTTCCGGAACGGGAAAGCGGGGAAGAAGTAA
- a CDS encoding SIR2 family protein produces MIENPDQQAAEIIDCLTQTDRPIGLLIGAGCPCSIMTAEGKPLIPDISGLTDVVIKVLERDLRDKWGIFKRQLEEDDITTPNVEQLLSRVRGMRAYAGSGVIRGLTGNDLKTMESKICKEIVSVANVSLPNNANPYQQMAVWIKSAGRSTPVEIFTTNYDLLVEQALERHHAPFFDGFVGSCKPFFDGQIVDGDHIPKSWARLWKIHGSINWRRDESGERLNIWRGEPGDGELIHPSDLKYDESRKMPYLAMMDRLKIFMRNPSSVLITSGFSFSDQHLNEMIVQGLRANSSSVAFGLLYGKIDKYDNAIKLAKLYPNFRIHADDGSIIGTQKITWIEQENQPCQQLPDNVVQWTQKDEASKWNARFLLGDFAKLGNLLEYISRNRYRKEQADAERS; encoded by the coding sequence ATGATAGAAAATCCTGATCAGCAAGCCGCTGAAATAATTGATTGCCTTACTCAGACGGACAGACCTATAGGGTTATTAATAGGAGCGGGTTGTCCATGCTCAATAATGACAGCAGAAGGAAAACCTCTCATTCCGGATATAAGCGGATTAACTGATGTCGTTATAAAAGTATTGGAAAGAGACCTAAGGGATAAATGGGGGATATTTAAGAGACAACTCGAAGAAGATGATATTACAACCCCGAATGTTGAGCAACTTCTTAGCCGTGTTAGAGGGATGAGGGCTTACGCAGGATCAGGAGTCATTAGAGGACTTACTGGTAATGACTTGAAAACTATGGAATCAAAAATATGTAAAGAAATAGTATCTGTAGCAAATGTTAGCCTCCCTAATAATGCTAATCCGTATCAGCAGATGGCCGTTTGGATTAAATCCGCAGGCAGAAGTACTCCTGTAGAGATTTTTACAACAAACTATGATTTACTCGTTGAGCAAGCACTTGAGCGGCATCACGCACCTTTCTTTGATGGTTTTGTGGGTTCTTGCAAGCCTTTTTTTGATGGGCAGATAGTAGATGGAGATCATATACCAAAAAGTTGGGCCCGTTTGTGGAAAATACATGGATCTATAAATTGGCGAAGAGACGAAAGTGGCGAGCGGCTAAATATTTGGCGGGGAGAGCCTGGAGATGGAGAACTAATCCATCCTTCAGATTTAAAATACGATGAGAGTAGGAAAATGCCATATTTGGCGATGATGGATCGCCTAAAAATATTCATGCGTAATCCCTCAAGCGTATTAATTACTTCAGGATTTTCATTCTCAGACCAGCATTTGAACGAAATGATTGTTCAAGGCCTGAGAGCAAACTCGTCATCAGTAGCATTTGGATTATTATACGGCAAAATTGATAAATACGACAACGCAATTAAACTAGCAAAATTATACCCAAACTTCCGCATACATGCTGACGATGGGTCAATAATAGGTACGCAGAAAATCACTTGGATTGAGCAAGAAAATCAACCTTGTCAGCAGTTACCTGACAATGTTGTCCAATGGACCCAAAAAGACGAAGCGAGCAAATGGAACGCACGATTTCTTCTTGGTGATTTTGCAAAATTAGGGAATCTACTTGAATATATATCAAGGAACCGTTACCGCAAAGAGCAAGCAGATGCAGAGCGAAGCTAG
- the lipB gene encoding lipoyl(octanoyl) transferase LipB, producing the protein METVWLGEVAYREALDLQLSYLDRRAARRIPDTLLLLTHPHVYTLGRAGDEANLLVPMESLAAEGVPVERVGRGGDITYHGPGQLVGYPIVRMEKPDVHKFVRSIETALIDAVRAFGVESRRIEGLTGVWAKERKIASIGVGIRKWVTYHGFALNVTTDLSWFGRIHLCGLKGREATSIAAETGSAPPMESVRDAVSEACNRHMEGFA; encoded by the coding sequence GTGGAAACCGTCTGGCTGGGCGAGGTCGCGTACCGGGAGGCGCTCGACCTCCAGCTCTCCTATCTCGACCGCCGTGCGGCCCGGCGGATCCCGGACACGCTGCTGCTTCTCACCCATCCCCACGTCTACACGCTCGGACGCGCCGGCGACGAGGCGAACCTGCTCGTTCCGATGGAATCGCTCGCCGCCGAAGGAGTTCCCGTGGAGCGCGTCGGGAGGGGAGGCGACATCACCTACCACGGCCCGGGCCAGCTGGTCGGCTACCCGATCGTGCGGATGGAGAAACCGGACGTCCACAAGTTCGTCCGGTCGATCGAGACGGCGCTGATCGACGCCGTGCGCGCGTTCGGGGTCGAGTCCCGGCGCATCGAGGGACTGACGGGCGTATGGGCGAAAGAGCGGAAGATCGCCTCCATCGGGGTCGGCATCCGGAAGTGGGTCACCTACCACGGCTTCGCCCTGAACGTGACGACCGACCTCTCCTGGTTCGGGCGGATCCACCTGTGCGGCCTGAAAGGACGGGAGGCGACGTCGATCGCCGCGGAGACGGGGAGCGCCCCGCCGATGGAGTCGGTCCGCGACGCGGTGTCCGAGGCGTGCAACCGTCACATGGAGGGGTTTGCGTGA
- a CDS encoding alpha-ketoacid dehydrogenase subunit beta: MLVTYIEAIRQAMDEELARDGNVLLMGEDVGVLGGAFKASAGLQEKHGVDRVVDMPISESLIVGAGVGLAVQGMRPILEIQFIDFISCGFDQIVNTAATLRYRHGGQTACPIVIRGPSGGGVHGGLYHSQNPEAWFCHVPGLKVVAPATAYDAKGLLKSAIRDDDPVIYFEHKFLYRRIKEEIPAEEYLVPIGKAALRKEGRDLTVITYGSPVHAVMKAARDMAAEVDIEVIDLRTLLPIDWATVKASARKTGKVLIVHEARLTGGIGGEVAARIAQDCFEDLDGPVMRLGARDVHTPFAPAMEEYVLPNQEKITEAIRKLAAY; encoded by the coding sequence ATGCTCGTCACCTACATCGAGGCGATCCGGCAGGCCATGGACGAGGAGTTGGCGAGGGACGGGAACGTCCTGCTGATGGGGGAGGATGTCGGGGTGCTGGGCGGCGCCTTCAAGGCGTCCGCGGGGCTGCAGGAGAAGCACGGGGTCGACCGGGTGGTCGACATGCCCATCTCCGAGTCACTGATCGTCGGGGCCGGCGTCGGACTCGCGGTCCAGGGGATGCGCCCGATCCTCGAGATCCAGTTCATCGACTTCATCTCCTGCGGCTTCGACCAGATCGTGAACACGGCCGCGACGCTCCGCTACCGCCACGGCGGGCAGACCGCATGTCCGATCGTGATCCGGGGACCGTCGGGCGGCGGGGTCCACGGCGGCCTGTACCATTCCCAGAATCCCGAGGCGTGGTTCTGCCACGTTCCCGGCCTGAAGGTGGTGGCGCCGGCGACGGCGTACGACGCGAAGGGACTCCTGAAATCCGCCATCCGGGACGACGACCCGGTGATCTACTTCGAGCACAAGTTCCTCTACCGGCGGATCAAGGAAGAGATTCCCGCGGAGGAGTACCTGGTCCCCATCGGAAAGGCGGCGCTGCGCAAGGAGGGGAGGGACCTCACCGTCATCACCTACGGATCGCCGGTGCACGCGGTGATGAAGGCGGCGCGGGACATGGCCGCGGAGGTGGACATCGAGGTGATCGACCTTCGGACCCTCCTGCCGATCGACTGGGCGACGGTCAAGGCGTCCGCGCGAAAGACGGGAAAGGTGCTGATCGTCCACGAGGCGCGCCTGACCGGGGGGATCGGGGGGGAAGTCGCCGCCCGGATCGCGCAGGATTGCTTCGAGGATCTCGACGGCCCGGTCATGCGGCTGGGCGCGCGGGACGTGCACACTCCGTTCGCCCCGGCGATGGAGGAGTACGTCCTCCCCAACCAGGAGAAGATCACCGAGGCGATCCGGAAGCTCGCCGCGTATTAA